A genomic segment from Etheostoma spectabile isolate EspeVRDwgs_2016 chromosome 11, UIUC_Espe_1.0, whole genome shotgun sequence encodes:
- the nup62l gene encoding nucleoporin 62 like translates to MSGGFNFGQATGFAFGAQKPTTAAAPATGTGFGMTSSTPAAPGGGFAFGTSAQATPNPAGSFSFGTPAKSTAAGGGGFSFGTPTPSFGMSTPQTTAAAAPAGMTLGSAAPTAGSGFTMGTGLPAQTTAAAPAGGGGFAFGTPAQAQAQPQLAAPPTATVTATTGGFGGFSFGATKVQATTAAAPVTAPTASPGGGFSFGTSAPSNLTLGAQPQPAHTTATTAGQGGGFNFGIKPSSTPAPQAAPAPGPSLFAAPISTAAAVAAAAAATAAAATAASTGTGFTLGGVSTLAASTAAATTAAGGGLSFMMKPLGAATITSTSASVPAATVAAATTGAATGFTLGLKPPSSTSIISTTIASTIPTSSAPPVMTYAQLEGLINKWSLELEDQERHFLQQATQVNAWDRMLVENGEKITALHKEMEKVKLDQRRLNQELDFILSQQKELEDLLCPLEESVKEQSGTIYMQNADEERERTYKLAENVDAQLKRMSQDLKEIIEHLNTSSGPADTSDPLQQICKILNTHMDSLQWIDQNSVLLQRRVEEVSKLCDNQRKEQEKTFRLTFD, encoded by the exons ATGAGTGGCGGATTCAACTTTGGGCAAGCCACGGGCTTCGCTTTTGGAGCTCAGAAGCCCACTACAGCCGCAGCCCCAGCCACTGGCACGGGCTTTGGGATGACCAGCTCCACACCCGCAGCCCCCGGAGGGGGCTTCGCATTTGGCACTTCCGCTCAGGCCACCCCAAACCCTGCCGGCTCCTTCAGCTTTGGCACCCCAGCGAAGAGCACAGCTGCCGGCGGAGGAGGCTTCTCTTTTGGGACCCCCACCCCCTCATTTGGAATGAGCACTCCTcaaaccacagcagcagcagcacccgCAGGAATGACTTTAGGCTCTGCAGCTCCAACTGCGGGATCAGGGTTCACCATGGGTACGGGTTTGCCTGCACAGACCACCGCTGCCGCCCccgcaggaggaggaggcttCGCCTTTGGAACTCCTGCTCAAGCTCAAGCTCAACCCCAACTTGCAGCACCACCAACAGCCACAGTTACTGCAACTACAGGAGGTTTTGGAGGGTTTAGCTTTGGAGCAACCAAGGTCCAGGCGACCACAGCTGCAGCCCCTGTTACAGCTCCTACTGCCTCCCCGGGAGGGGGCTTCAGCTTTGGCACCAGtgctccatccaacctcacctTGGGCGCCCAGCCCCAGCCAGCCCACACTACTGCAACCACAGCAGGTCAGGGTGGAGGATTTAACTTTGGGATTAAACCTTCCTCCACCCCAGCACCCCAGGCAGCCCCAGCTCCAGGCCCATCTCTCTTTGCTGCACCCATCTCTACAGCTGCTGCTGTCGCTGCGGccgctgctgctactgctgctgctgcaactgcCGCTTCAACAGGTACAGGCTTTACTTTGGGTGGAGTTTCAACTTTAGCAGCAAGCACTGCTGCTGCAACAACCGCAGCTGGTGGTGGTCTGTCCTTTATGATGAAACCTCTGGGGGCAGCGACCATCACCTCCACCTCTGCCTCTGTCCCTGCTGCCACTGTTGCAGCTGCCACAACAGGTGCTGCTACAGGCTTTACACTGGGGCTCAAACCGCCATCCAGCACAAGTATCATATCAACTACTATAGCATCAACCATCCCTACAAGCAGTGCTCCTCCAGTGATGACCTATGCCCAGCTAGAGGGTCTCATTAACAAGTGGAGTCTTGAGCTTGAGGACCAGGAGAGACATTTCTTACAGCAGGCTACTCAGGTGAACGCCTGGGACCGCATGCTGGTGGAGAACGGTGAGAAGATCACAGCTCTGCATAAGGAGATGGAGAAGGTGAAGCTGGACCAGAGGAGGCTAAACCAGGAGCTGGATTTCATCCTATCCCAACAGAAGGAGCTGGAGGACTTACTGTGCCCGCTCGAGGAGTCAGTGAAAGAGCAAAGTGGAACAATCTACATGCAGAATGCTGACGAGGAACGCGAGAGAACGTACAAGCTTGCCGAGAACGTGGACGCTCAGCTAAAGAGGATGTCGCAGGACCTGAAGGAGATCATTGAGCACCTGAACACATCTAGTGGCCCAGCAGATACCAGTGACCCA CTTCAGCAGATCTGTAAAATTCTCAACACCCACATGGATTCACTTCAGTGGATTGATCAGAACTCTGTTCTTCTGCAGAGAAGAGTGGAGGAAGTGTCCAAACTGTGTGACAACCAGCGCAAGGAGCAGGAGAAAACCTTTCGTTTAACATTTGACTAA